The following proteins are encoded in a genomic region of Methylibium petroleiphilum PM1:
- a CDS encoding efflux RND transporter periplasmic adaptor subunit: MKRTTLLGGAVVLVAAGAALAWTLAQRPPAGAPRAAAATAGTAVTVTTVPARREDFALELGATGTVSALNRVEIHPQISAAIERVHIREGQTVRAGELLFTLDSRAAEVRVAQAQAQLQRDLATLADAERQLARSRDLLRQDFVSQSAVDTNLSQVEAQQAVVVADRAAIQAARVDLGYARIVAPSAGRVGAIAVYAGSYVTPASPALVTITQLDPIAVSFPVPQRHIGALLDSLKSGTGRVTARLPGAQAPLTGTLQFVDSAVDANSGTVQVKAQFANPQQQLWPGAYADVKLAVGSLPGAILVPQAAIIQGAKAKSVYVVGADDKAQLREVEVIASAGDVAAVSGVQAGERVIVDGKQNLRPGAAVVEQAPAAAAASRPARRVAAASEPRP; the protein is encoded by the coding sequence ATGAAAAGAACGACGCTGTTGGGGGGGGCCGTGGTGCTGGTCGCCGCAGGGGCCGCCCTCGCCTGGACGCTGGCGCAGCGCCCGCCGGCCGGCGCCCCGCGTGCTGCGGCTGCGACCGCCGGCACCGCCGTCACGGTGACCACGGTGCCGGCACGCCGCGAGGATTTCGCGCTGGAGCTGGGGGCGACCGGCACGGTCAGCGCGCTGAACCGCGTGGAGATCCATCCGCAGATCAGCGCCGCCATCGAGCGGGTGCACATCCGCGAAGGGCAGACGGTCCGTGCCGGCGAACTGCTGTTCACGCTTGACAGCCGGGCTGCCGAGGTGCGGGTGGCCCAGGCCCAGGCGCAGTTGCAGCGCGATCTGGCCACGCTGGCCGACGCCGAGCGGCAACTGGCCCGCAGCCGCGATCTGCTGCGCCAGGATTTCGTGTCGCAGAGCGCCGTCGACACCAACCTCAGCCAGGTCGAGGCGCAGCAGGCGGTGGTGGTGGCCGACCGCGCGGCGATCCAGGCAGCGCGTGTGGACCTCGGCTACGCGCGCATCGTGGCCCCGAGCGCCGGCCGCGTGGGCGCGATCGCGGTCTATGCCGGCAGCTATGTGACGCCGGCGTCGCCAGCGCTGGTGACGATCACCCAGCTCGACCCGATCGCGGTGAGCTTTCCGGTGCCGCAGCGGCACATCGGCGCGTTGCTGGACAGCCTGAAGTCGGGCACCGGCCGCGTCACCGCGCGCCTGCCGGGCGCGCAGGCGCCGCTCACCGGCACGCTGCAGTTCGTCGACAGCGCCGTCGACGCGAACTCGGGCACGGTGCAGGTCAAGGCGCAGTTCGCCAACCCGCAGCAGCAGCTGTGGCCCGGTGCCTATGCCGACGTGAAGCTCGCGGTCGGCAGCCTGCCGGGCGCGATCCTGGTGCCGCAGGCCGCAATCATCCAGGGCGCCAAGGCCAAGTCGGTCTACGTGGTCGGTGCGGACGACAAGGCACAGCTCCGCGAGGTGGAGGTCATCGCCTCGGCCGGCGACGTGGCGGCCGTCAGCGGCGTGCAGGCAGGCGAGCGCGTCATCGTCGACGGCAAGCAGAACCTGCGGCCCGGTGCGGCGGTGGTCGAACAGGCCCCGGCGGCGGCCGCAGCGAGCCGGCCGGCGCGGCGCGTGGCCGCCGCGTCGGAGCCTCGGCCATGA